A portion of the Edaphobacter lichenicola genome contains these proteins:
- a CDS encoding nitroreductase family protein, which produces MAKINKTLSQAIQERRATPSFDGAPIPAEDLRQILDAGLQAPSGYNLQPWRFVVVQSTEQKKKLRAASYNQGKVEEASAVIVACGDADGWRKDLDLVLEKGRKGGMPESYAVQAQASVPNYMSSFSSNQMQGWLNKQVMLAFTHMLLMAEVMGYDTAPMEGFEQEKVHEVLRLPLSYWVVALLAVGHAKGADKFDGGRFDIGHTVFGEEFGKPLKL; this is translated from the coding sequence ATGGCAAAGATCAATAAGACATTGAGTCAGGCAATACAGGAACGTCGAGCGACACCGAGCTTCGACGGAGCGCCCATTCCGGCGGAGGATCTGCGACAGATTCTGGATGCGGGACTACAGGCTCCCAGCGGGTATAACTTGCAGCCGTGGCGTTTTGTGGTGGTGCAGTCGACGGAGCAGAAGAAGAAGCTGCGGGCGGCGAGCTATAACCAGGGCAAGGTGGAGGAGGCGTCTGCCGTTATTGTGGCGTGTGGCGACGCGGACGGGTGGCGCAAGGATTTGGATCTGGTGTTGGAGAAGGGGCGTAAGGGTGGCATGCCGGAGAGCTATGCGGTGCAGGCGCAGGCAAGTGTTCCGAACTATATGTCGAGCTTCAGCAGCAATCAGATGCAGGGTTGGTTGAACAAGCAGGTGATGCTGGCGTTTACGCACATGCTGCTAATGGCAGAGGTGATGGGATATGACACTGCGCCGATGGAAGGGTTCGAGCAGGAGAAGGTGCATGAGGTGCTGCGGCTTCCGCTGAGCTATTGGGTTGTTGCGCTGCTTGCGGTTGGGCATGCAAAGGGCGCGGATAAGTTCGATGGCGGACGTTTCGACATTGGACATACGGTATTCGGAGAAGAGTTTGGCAAGCCGCTGAAGCTGTAA